The following coding sequences lie in one Sphingobium sp. KCTC 72723 genomic window:
- a CDS encoding putative quinol monooxygenase, translating into MIQEIARLSIDPADAAAFEAAVAQAVPHFHSAPGCRSFALERSVDRPGHYMLVVGWDSVDAHMVDFRGSDGFQAWRALVGPFFKSAPDVDHVEPAVQGF; encoded by the coding sequence ATGATTCAGGAAATTGCGCGGCTTAGCATTGATCCAGCCGATGCTGCGGCGTTCGAGGCAGCGGTGGCGCAAGCCGTGCCGCATTTTCACAGTGCGCCGGGATGCCGCAGCTTTGCGCTGGAACGATCCGTCGATCGGCCGGGCCATTATATGCTGGTAGTCGGATGGGACAGTGTGGACGCGCATATGGTCGATTTTCGCGGTTCCGACGGTTTTCAGGCGTGGCGCGCGCTGGTCGGTCCCTTTTTCAAAAGCGCACCGGATGTCGATCAT
- a CDS encoding MFS transporter, with the protein MLRQSTSAPMPGTLTGVALLLPITLSTMAIVLLAPILPQLLHTYRAVPGYEFWVPMILTIPALCVAFLSPIAGMLGDYFGRRRLLLAAFLLYALVGVAPVFLTSLPAILASRVGVGIAEALIMVLSTTLIGDYFTGAARDKWLAGQTAFASMSALLFFNLGGQLGAFGWRTPFWVYASALLMFALVLRHTWEPKAGRPVTGEATPTLGWSGFPWRPMLIILAITVYGSIFFYTVQIQASSGLVQLGLTDPARIGLLTSIASIGVPLGTFVYSRIGRWPVRRLLLVEFTMLAAGFATMGMAHGPTAFLTGCFINQLGAGLLLPTLLVWSMSLLSFDIRGRGAGLWQSAFAFGQFLSPVIVTLLARQAGGLMGAFALLSVGALLGAGVALIAPFRRGVQPTEGAIAHG; encoded by the coding sequence ATGTTACGCCAATCCACCTCCGCTCCGATGCCCGGCACCCTGACCGGGGTCGCATTGCTGTTGCCGATCACACTCTCGACGATGGCGATCGTTCTGCTCGCGCCCATTCTGCCGCAGCTGCTGCACACCTATCGCGCGGTGCCGGGCTATGAATTCTGGGTGCCGATGATCCTGACGATCCCGGCGCTGTGCGTGGCTTTCCTGTCGCCCATTGCGGGCATGTTGGGGGATTATTTCGGCCGCCGTCGGCTGCTGCTTGCCGCCTTCCTGCTTTATGCGCTGGTCGGCGTCGCGCCGGTTTTCCTGACCAGCCTGCCCGCCATCCTGGCCTCGCGCGTGGGTGTCGGCATCGCCGAAGCGCTGATCATGGTGCTGTCGACCACGCTGATCGGCGATTATTTCACGGGCGCGGCGCGCGACAAATGGCTGGCGGGACAGACCGCCTTTGCCTCCATGTCGGCGCTTCTCTTCTTCAATCTGGGCGGTCAGTTGGGTGCCTTTGGCTGGCGGACGCCTTTTTGGGTCTATGCTTCCGCGCTGCTGATGTTCGCGCTTGTCCTGCGCCATACCTGGGAACCGAAGGCGGGTCGCCCTGTTACGGGGGAGGCGACGCCCACGCTCGGCTGGTCGGGCTTTCCCTGGCGACCTATGCTGATCATTCTGGCGATAACCGTCTATGGCTCCATCTTCTTCTACACCGTACAGATTCAGGCGTCGTCGGGACTGGTCCAGCTTGGCCTGACCGATCCGGCCCGTATCGGTCTGCTCACCTCGATCGCCAGCATCGGCGTGCCGCTCGGCACTTTTGTCTATTCGCGCATCGGGCGCTGGCCGGTGCGGCGTCTTCTGCTGGTCGAATTTACCATGCTGGCGGCGGGTTTCGCCACTATGGGCATGGCGCATGGGCCGACCGCGTTCCTGACCGGCTGTTTCATCAATCAGCTTGGCGCGGGGCTACTGTTGCCGACGCTGCTGGTCTGGTCGATGAGCCTGTTGTCGTTCGACATACGCGGGCGCGGCGCGGGCCTTTGGCAAAGCGCCTTTGCCTTTGGCCAGTTCCTCAGCCCTGTGATTGTCACTCTGCTGGCGCGGCAGGCGGGCGGGCTGATGGGCGCCTTTGCGTTGTTGTCGGTCGGCGCGCTGCTGGGCGCGGGCGTGGCGCTGATCGCGCCGTTCCGCCGTGGCGTCCAGCCGACCGAAGGCGCGATTGCTCATGGCTGA
- a CDS encoding SDR family NAD(P)-dependent oxidoreductase, with the protein MADRLQGKVAVVTGAGNGIGEGCARLFAAEGAQVIGIDRAGADECCDLLDEGATGALFQRIGDRHGHIDILVNAAAFAVFDWIETLSYADWKATLSGELDIVFLATRAAWPWLKASGSASIINFASANARHALEGSPALAHCAGKGGVMAMTRQLAMEGAPHNIRANSIAPGFIKTQATARHLAADPAFAAQVLRKNMLQRLGEPDDIGWCAVWLASDEARYVTGADIPVDAGATAW; encoded by the coding sequence ATGGCTGATCGGTTGCAGGGCAAGGTTGCGGTGGTCACTGGTGCGGGCAATGGCATTGGTGAGGGCTGCGCCCGGCTGTTCGCAGCGGAGGGTGCGCAGGTCATCGGCATCGACCGGGCGGGCGCGGACGAATGCTGCGATCTGCTGGACGAAGGGGCGACCGGCGCGCTGTTCCAGCGGATCGGCGATCGCCATGGCCACATCGACATTCTCGTCAACGCGGCCGCCTTTGCGGTTTTCGACTGGATCGAAACCCTGTCCTATGCCGACTGGAAGGCTACGCTCAGCGGCGAACTGGACATCGTCTTCCTCGCTACCCGCGCCGCCTGGCCCTGGCTGAAGGCAAGCGGCAGCGCATCTATCATCAACTTCGCGTCCGCCAACGCCCGCCACGCACTGGAAGGTTCGCCCGCGCTGGCCCATTGTGCGGGCAAGGGCGGAGTGATGGCGATGACGCGCCAGCTCGCGATGGAGGGCGCCCCGCATAATATCCGCGCCAACAGCATCGCGCCGGGCTTTATCAAAACGCAGGCCACAGCGCGTCATCTGGCTGCCGACCCGGCCTTTGCGGCACAAGTGTTGCGCAAGAATATGCTGCAACGGCTGGGCGAGCCGGACGATATCGGCTGGTGCGCGGTCTGGCTGGCATCGGATGAAGCGCGCTATGTCACCGGGGCGGATATCCCGGTGGATGCCGGGGCGACCGCCTGGTGA